In Acidianus brierleyi, one genomic interval encodes:
- a CDS encoding ATP-dependent nuclease: MRLIEFYTNNFRSLSNVNLDSLGGFNVIVGFNGYGKTNLLTAMYIFIKNIAAGLDKKSVEDRNQEFMLLWQGYDTSKIIYLGGKLQFNEQEVEKATGKIQTMNIEIINKLRYTNGYLEWDLDLLKVNGTVPNKDNIDEVKKLFEYASQQVEYVPIFDQNYFDDVMRRITEISRSPINLRKYWYDFVNLVSATIPEIRGMEIWDSKKLVLNVYNLPIYIDLAASGFQRVILMLFVIWLSGNKVLLVEEPEVNMHPTLQYKIAKLLKNWTDNNTLQVFMTTHSPFIVSTDIDNYIVLKKASAYSKAISITPTENLRSLLSILKVSLSDLLFSRIVILCNEYADPNAISNWLKRLSVNPEYNGISIFSVKSDIELQAWLKLKEILRLETMFLGMCDRIDSSMAEYCLPLGREVESFYSKTGILEALKTLGIYPDDKELKDLGKEENLRWLINIFKRRGLDYSILRSSLSDIVTRIDSIEIPKEVELLANKIKSFQAV, translated from the coding sequence TTGAGACTCATTGAGTTTTACACTAACAATTTTAGAAGTCTTAGTAACGTTAATTTAGATTCCCTTGGTGGATTTAATGTTATAGTAGGTTTTAACGGTTATGGAAAAACAAATTTACTAACTGCAATGTATATATTTATAAAAAATATCGCTGCCGGTTTAGATAAAAAGTCTGTAGAAGATAGAAACCAGGAGTTCATGCTATTGTGGCAAGGGTACGATACATCAAAGATTATATATTTGGGGGGTAAACTTCAATTTAATGAACAAGAGGTAGAAAAAGCTACTGGAAAAATCCAAACAATGAATATAGAGATAATAAATAAACTGAGATATACTAATGGGTATTTAGAATGGGATTTAGATTTACTTAAGGTCAACGGTACTGTACCAAATAAGGATAATATTGATGAAGTAAAGAAGTTATTTGAATATGCATCTCAACAAGTAGAATATGTGCCAATATTTGACCAAAACTATTTTGATGATGTAATGAGAAGAATAACAGAAATAAGTAGATCTCCTATAAATTTGAGAAAGTATTGGTACGATTTTGTCAATTTGGTTAGTGCAACAATACCTGAGATAAGAGGAATGGAAATTTGGGATTCGAAAAAATTAGTTTTAAATGTATATAATTTACCTATATATATTGATCTTGCTGCTAGTGGTTTTCAAAGAGTTATCCTTATGCTTTTTGTCATTTGGTTAAGTGGAAATAAGGTACTTTTAGTGGAAGAGCCAGAAGTAAATATGCATCCTACATTGCAGTATAAAATAGCTAAACTATTAAAAAATTGGACTGATAATAATACGTTACAAGTTTTTATGACAACTCATTCTCCCTTCATAGTGTCTACAGATATAGATAATTATATAGTTCTTAAGAAAGCCTCAGCATATTCCAAGGCTATCTCAATAACTCCTACTGAAAATTTAAGGAGTCTATTAAGTATTTTAAAGGTTAGTTTGAGTGATCTATTGTTTAGTAGAATAGTTATTCTATGCAATGAATACGCAGATCCTAATGCAATTTCGAATTGGCTCAAAAGGCTAAGTGTAAACCCGGAATACAATGGTATTTCAATCTTTAGTGTAAAATCAGATATCGAACTTCAAGCCTGGCTAAAATTAAAAGAAATACTAAGACTTGAAACCATGTTTCTAGGAATGTGCGATAGAATTGACTCTTCTATGGCTGAATATTGCCTACCATTAGGAAGAGAAGTAGAATCATTTTATAGTAAAACTGGAATTCTCGAGGCGTTAAAAACTTTAGGTATATATCCTGATGATAAAGAACTTAAGGATTTAGGTAAGGAGGAAAACTTAAGGTGGCTAATAAACATATTTAAAAGACGTGGACTAGATTATTCAATATTAAGATCTTCATTAAGTGATATTGTTACAAGAATAGATAGCATAGAAATACCAAAAGAGGTGGAACTTTTAGCAAATAAAATTAAATCTTTTCAAGCAGTATAA
- a CDS encoding TIGR00304 family membrane protein, with protein sequence MEGIIQLGIFLVLLGFFIVFIGFIYDVFKNSEKNENTRTSAGGIIFIGPVPIIFGNSKKVEKWMIIIALIITIILVLLYILPSLY encoded by the coding sequence ATGGAAGGGATAATTCAACTAGGTATATTTTTGGTTCTGTTAGGATTTTTCATAGTATTTATAGGGTTTATATATGACGTCTTTAAAAATTCTGAAAAGAATGAAAATACTAGAACAAGTGCTGGAGGTATAATATTTATAGGACCTGTACCTATAATTTTTGGTAATTCAAAAAAGGTAGAAAAATGGATGATAATAATAGCACTAATAATAACGATTATTTTAGTTCTTCTATACATACTTCCAAGCTTATATTAA
- a CDS encoding Glu/Leu/Phe/Val family dehydrogenase, which produces MTSVEEVLSSNLYTQQVKKLYKIGDILGLHEDELQALSTPERVLQVKIQILSKDGKIRTFTGWRSQHNSALGPYKGGVRYHPNVTQDEVIALSMIMTWKNSLLQLPYGGGKAGIRVDPKTLSKQELEMLSRNFIDALYKYIGSEIDVPAPDVNTDSQIMAWFLDEYNKISGKIDLGAFTGKPVELGGIAVREYSTGLGLTHTAKIAAEKFLGGIEGKTVIIQGFGNLGSYAAKFFTELGAKVVGISDSKGGVLDYNGIDVDKALEIKAKTGSVIDYPDGKKVSNDELLISDCDILVPAALENVITKYNAPKIKAKLIVEGANGPLTADADEILKEKQIPVVPDILANSGGVVGSYVEWANNKMGEIIEDEEARKLILSRMERAFDEMYKKYNKLGDQDLRTSAMVVAVERVIKAMKSRGLI; this is translated from the coding sequence ATGACATCTGTAGAAGAAGTTTTAAGTTCTAATTTATATACACAACAAGTTAAAAAACTGTATAAAATAGGAGATATATTAGGCTTACATGAAGATGAGTTACAAGCACTTTCAACTCCCGAAAGAGTACTGCAAGTAAAAATTCAAATCTTAAGTAAAGATGGAAAAATAAGAACATTTACTGGATGGAGATCTCAGCATAATAGTGCATTAGGACCTTACAAGGGAGGAGTTAGATATCATCCAAATGTTACGCAAGATGAAGTCATAGCATTATCAATGATAATGACATGGAAGAATTCTTTATTGCAATTGCCATATGGAGGAGGAAAGGCTGGAATTAGAGTTGATCCTAAGACCTTATCTAAGCAAGAGCTTGAAATGCTTTCTAGGAACTTTATTGATGCGTTATATAAGTATATAGGAAGCGAAATAGATGTTCCTGCTCCAGACGTAAATACTGATTCCCAAATAATGGCTTGGTTTTTAGATGAGTACAATAAAATCTCAGGGAAAATTGATCTTGGTGCTTTTACTGGTAAACCTGTAGAATTAGGAGGTATAGCAGTGAGGGAATACAGTACTGGACTAGGTCTAACACATACTGCAAAAATAGCCGCTGAAAAATTCCTGGGCGGTATAGAAGGAAAGACAGTAATAATACAAGGGTTTGGAAATCTTGGCTCATATGCGGCTAAATTCTTTACAGAATTAGGAGCTAAGGTTGTAGGAATAAGCGATTCTAAAGGCGGAGTATTAGATTATAATGGAATTGATGTTGATAAAGCATTAGAAATAAAAGCAAAGACAGGCTCTGTTATTGATTATCCTGATGGAAAGAAAGTAAGCAATGATGAACTTCTTATTAGTGACTGTGATATACTAGTACCTGCTGCTCTAGAAAATGTTATAACAAAATACAACGCACCAAAAATTAAAGCTAAGTTAATAGTGGAAGGAGCTAATGGACCATTGACAGCTGATGCTGATGAAATTCTTAAAGAAAAACAAATACCAGTTGTTCCAGACATACTTGCTAATTCAGGAGGTGTAGTAGGAAGTTATGTAGAATGGGCTAACAATAAGATGGGAGAAATAATAGAGGATGAAGAAGCAAGGAAATTAATATTAAGTAGAATGGAAAGAGCTTTTGATGAGATGTATAAGAAATATAATAAACTTGGCGATCAAGATCTAAGAACATCTGCCATGGTAGTAGCAGTAGAAAGGGTAATAAAAGCAATGAAATCAAGAGGCTTAATATAA
- a CDS encoding NUDIX hydrolase → MDRPLVAVGGVIIERNKILLVKRAHPPNKDMWAIPGGKLEYGETLEDAVKREILEETNLQVKVLNLLSLIQMIKEGFHYVILDFLCEIVGGNLKPSSDAADAKFFSVDEIKNLNTSPTTKEMLIRYNNKEKLPIFITEISK, encoded by the coding sequence ATGGATAGACCTCTAGTAGCAGTAGGTGGAGTCATTATTGAGAGAAATAAAATATTATTGGTAAAACGCGCTCATCCACCAAACAAGGATATGTGGGCCATACCTGGCGGAAAACTAGAATATGGAGAAACATTAGAGGATGCAGTAAAACGAGAGATATTAGAAGAAACTAATTTACAAGTTAAGGTTCTAAATTTGCTATCTTTAATACAAATGATAAAGGAGGGATTTCATTATGTGATTTTAGATTTTCTTTGCGAAATAGTTGGAGGAAATCTTAAGCCATCATCAGATGCAGCTGACGCTAAATTTTTCTCTGTTGATGAGATAAAAAATCTTAATACTTCTCCTACGACAAAAGAGATGCTAATTCGCTACAATAATAAAGAGAAACTTCCCATTTTTATTACTGAAATCTCCAAGTAG
- the cysS gene encoding cysteine--tRNA ligase: MFVIRLYNTFGRKIEDFNVENNTVRMYVCGPTVYDYVHIGHGRTFVAFDAISRYLKLRGFNVIRVQNITDIDDKIINKSKETGKSWEEIVDDYSRDYIDNLNALKVKIDLHPRVSNHINEIIDFIQKLIDKGNAYIAPSGSVYFDVDTYSKYGELSNTKKEEWNQGEEFIKEKRHAYDFALWKSKKPGEPFWKSPWGEGRPGWHIECSTMSTRYLGESFDIHGGGMDLIFPHHENERAQSESYTGKLWVRYWMHVAFLTIKKTKMSKSLGNIIPLKDAIRSYGPSVLRYWFLSSHYRSQVDFNEDSLEQSKASLNRLKDAMSIIRNILSEGPKSYSTDEDIKIQKNIVSEIEKFHESMSDDFDTANALSHIHNIASIIFSKLENTRDFMGASIAFDAFRQFNEVFGVMDEEFSLAYDRLSKIIDSIVEIRNELRAKKMYDLSDEIRSILENNGIKILDSKEKSTWRFQ; this comes from the coding sequence ATTTTTGTGATTAGACTCTATAACACATTTGGAAGAAAAATAGAAGATTTTAACGTTGAAAATAATACAGTAAGAATGTATGTATGTGGTCCTACTGTTTATGATTATGTCCACATAGGTCATGGAAGAACATTTGTGGCTTTTGACGCAATAAGCCGTTACCTTAAACTAAGAGGTTTTAACGTTATTAGAGTTCAAAATATAACTGATATTGATGATAAAATAATTAATAAATCAAAAGAAACTGGTAAAAGCTGGGAAGAAATAGTTGACGATTATTCCAGAGATTATATAGATAATCTTAATGCCTTAAAAGTAAAGATAGACCTTCACCCTAGAGTTTCTAATCATATTAATGAGATAATAGATTTTATACAAAAATTAATAGATAAAGGAAATGCCTACATAGCACCTAGTGGAAGTGTTTATTTTGACGTAGATACTTATTCTAAGTATGGAGAACTTTCTAATACAAAAAAGGAAGAATGGAACCAAGGAGAAGAATTTATAAAGGAAAAAAGACATGCATATGATTTCGCTTTATGGAAGTCTAAAAAGCCGGGAGAACCGTTTTGGAAATCTCCATGGGGAGAAGGAAGACCCGGATGGCATATAGAGTGTTCTACTATGTCTACTAGATATCTAGGAGAGAGTTTCGATATACATGGGGGAGGAATGGACCTAATATTTCCTCATCATGAGAATGAAAGAGCACAGTCTGAATCATATACTGGAAAACTATGGGTAAGGTATTGGATGCATGTAGCGTTTCTTACAATAAAGAAAACTAAAATGAGTAAATCTTTAGGAAATATTATTCCACTTAAAGACGCAATAAGATCTTATGGACCTTCAGTATTAAGATATTGGTTCCTATCCTCTCACTATAGATCTCAAGTAGATTTTAACGAAGATTCATTAGAGCAAAGTAAGGCCTCTTTAAATAGACTTAAAGATGCTATGTCGATAATTCGAAATATTCTTTCTGAAGGACCAAAGAGTTATTCAACAGACGAAGATATAAAAATTCAGAAGAATATAGTTTCTGAAATAGAAAAATTCCATGAAAGCATGAGTGATGATTTCGATACTGCTAACGCATTGTCTCATATTCATAATATTGCTAGTATAATCTTTTCCAAACTAGAGAACACTAGAGATTTTATGGGAGCCTCTATAGCATTTGACGCTTTTAGACAATTTAACGAAGTTTTTGGAGTCATGGATGAGGAATTTAGTCTCGCATATGATAGATTATCTAAAATAATAGATTCTATTGTAGAAATAAGAAATGAATTAAGAGCTAAAAAAATGTATGATCTTTCGGATGAAATACGCAGTATTCTAGAGAATAATGGAATTAAGATACTTGATAGTAAAGAAAAATCTACTTGGAGATTTCAGTAA
- a CDS encoding bifunctional phosphoglucose/phosphomannose isomerase, producing MLDIYLNWYTLFDEIKNIDVPEISTNKIVYTGMGGSYIPGKIAEILNLPLDYTVVSGIPRNLDKDTTLIAVSYSGTTKETIYAVNYGIKKESKIIVITSGGDLEKIAINKNIPLIKVKGLSQTRYSFPVLFTPLIKMLAKKANTRINIDELKEGIIESSDKMIKMSEDLEQKIENNLPVFYASRYFPLAIRFKQEINENAKYPAFYGLIPEVNHNEVESYVNGKYLIPIVIGDDDIDKVTIETLNALQISPLFKSELKNISSILLLAGLTSIRLANSLGENPEKLNIIPKARSLTANVFK from the coding sequence GTGCTTGATATTTACTTAAACTGGTATACATTATTTGATGAAATAAAGAACATAGACGTGCCAGAAATTTCCACTAATAAGATAGTTTATACTGGGATGGGAGGAAGCTATATCCCTGGAAAAATAGCAGAAATTCTAAATTTACCTCTAGATTATACAGTAGTTTCTGGAATACCAAGAAATCTAGATAAAGATACAACTCTAATAGCAGTAAGCTATTCAGGTACAACAAAAGAAACAATATATGCAGTTAATTACGGAATTAAAAAGGAATCTAAGATAATAGTTATAACATCAGGAGGTGATCTAGAAAAAATTGCTATAAATAAAAATATTCCATTAATTAAAGTAAAAGGACTTTCACAAACTAGATATTCTTTTCCTGTACTATTTACGCCGTTGATAAAGATGCTTGCTAAAAAAGCAAATACTAGAATTAATATTGACGAACTAAAAGAAGGAATTATAGAAAGTTCTGATAAAATGATAAAAATGAGTGAAGATTTAGAACAAAAGATAGAAAATAATTTGCCAGTATTTTATGCTTCAAGATATTTTCCATTAGCTATAAGATTTAAACAAGAAATAAATGAAAACGCCAAATATCCTGCATTTTATGGCTTAATTCCTGAAGTTAATCATAACGAAGTAGAAAGCTATGTTAACGGAAAATATTTAATACCGATTGTTATTGGAGATGATGACATTGATAAAGTTACTATAGAGACTCTAAATGCACTGCAAATATCCCCATTATTCAAAAGTGAACTTAAAAATATCTCTTCAATACTCTTGTTAGCTGGATTAACATCAATAAGATTAGCCAATTCATTAGGAGAAAATCCAGAGAAGCTTAATATAATACCAAAGGCTAGATCGCTTACAGCTAATGTATTTAAGTAG